GTTATTAAAAACATCAAATTTTCTAGCCCCAGGTCTTTGGACACTTAGAAATCATTAGCACAAAGCCATACTGTATTTAATGTTAGTATCCAGCATTCCGACTACCGTTTAAATATAGATTCTATTATTTAACTCTTCTGGTTATATTTATTTGAAGGACAATACGTCCTTTTTTATTTTATAAATTATAATCTTAAAAACACATGAACAACCTACAAAGCGCTAGTAAAGATTTTCTTAATTATTGCCAATTTGAAAAAGGACTTAATGCAAAAACGATAAAGGCTTATAAAATAGATTTAAATCAACTAATATCTTTTTGTACTTCTAAAAATTATACAATTGGATTGAACTGTATTACTAAAATGGAGTTACGAAGTTTTCTTGAGTCAATTTCGTCATTAAAACCGAAAACTATAAAAAGAAAGATAGCTACCATAAAATCATTGTTTAATTTTTTAGAATTTGATGATAAAATATTATCCAATCCTTTTCGAAAAATGAAAATAAGAATTAAAGAACCTAGAACTCTTCCTAAAGTCATGAATATTGTTGAAATAAAGAGTATTTTGAAAACTGTCTACACGAAGTTGGAGTATATAAAGAATAGAAATAGTTACTCCTATTTAGAAGCTATAAGAAACATTGTTTTAGTCGAAATGTTATTTGCTACTGGAGCAAGAGTATCTGAGATTGCAGATTTAAAGACTAATAATATCAATCTTTCTAATGGCTCTGTATTGATAAAAGGAAAAGGGAATAAAGAGCGAATGGTTCAAGTGTGTAATAAAGAAACTCTTCATATTTTAAAATTATATGCCCAATTAAAAAAACAAAACCTTCTTAAAGGGAACGATTACTTCTTAGTTAATCGTTTGGGAAATAAAATTTCTGATCAATCTATTAGAAATGTAATTAAGAATATAAGTAAAGAATCCGGTCTTCTAAAGAATGTAACACCACATATTTTTCGTCATTCATTTGCTACTCTCTTGCTCGAGAAAGATGTAGACATTAAATATATTCAATTATTACTTGGGCACAGTTCTATTATGACAACTCAAATTTATACTCATGTAAATCAGCAAAAGCAAAGACAATTGCTAAAAACCAAACATCCGCGTAAAGACATTTTAATGAAAAATTTTCTGGTAATGAATGAGTGATAACTAATTATTATCAATGGATTCAATAAATCAAGATGAGGTCGCAAAAAAATACAATTCTATAGATTTAATTTGGGATGAAAACGATAAATGGCATTGGTATACACACGAGGTGATTAGCAAGTTTATTACAATAAATATACAAAATCTTAATGCTGAAAACTTAAATATCTTAAATGCAGGTTCAGCAGGAAATAATTACAATATTCCTGATGATCACATGTTTCATATTGATATAGCTGAAGATAAAATATTTAATATCAAAAATGCAATTATTGCAAGTATTGAGAATATTCCTTTGGGCAATGAATTTTTTGATATGATTATATGCGTAGGAAGTGTATTAAATTATTGCGATCCAATTAAAGCTATTCAAGAATTTGGTAGGGTTATAAAATATGATGGCAGATTAATTATAGAATTTGAAAATAGTTATACGCTTGAATTAATCGGAAAAAAAGGTTTCAACAAAAAGGCCGTACTCACTGATACATTTTATAATCATAAACCTGAAAAACTATGGTTTTTTTCAGAAAATTTTATTCGAGAGATATTGGAAGAAAATGGTTTTGCTATTCTTTCTTTTAAGAGATTTCACATGTTGTCACCCTTAATATATAGAATCACAAAAAATGAAAAATTTTCTTCTTGGTTTTCAATTTTTGATTCTTTTATTTCTTATTTGC
The Ferruginibacter albus DNA segment above includes these coding regions:
- a CDS encoding class I SAM-dependent methyltransferase translates to MDSINQDEVAKKYNSIDLIWDENDKWHWYTHEVISKFITINIQNLNAENLNILNAGSAGNNYNIPDDHMFHIDIAEDKIFNIKNAIIASIENIPLGNEFFDMIICVGSVLNYCDPIKAIQEFGRVIKYDGRLIIEFENSYTLELIGKKGFNKKAVLTDTFYNHKPEKLWFFSENFIREILEENGFAILSFKRFHMLSPLIYRITKNEKFSSWFSIFDSFISYLPSVKKFSSNVILLVQKR
- a CDS encoding tyrosine-type recombinase/integrase, with the translated sequence MNNLQSASKDFLNYCQFEKGLNAKTIKAYKIDLNQLISFCTSKNYTIGLNCITKMELRSFLESISSLKPKTIKRKIATIKSLFNFLEFDDKILSNPFRKMKIRIKEPRTLPKVMNIVEIKSILKTVYTKLEYIKNRNSYSYLEAIRNIVLVEMLFATGARVSEIADLKTNNINLSNGSVLIKGKGNKERMVQVCNKETLHILKLYAQLKKQNLLKGNDYFLVNRLGNKISDQSIRNVIKNISKESGLLKNVTPHIFRHSFATLLLEKDVDIKYIQLLLGHSSIMTTQIYTHVNQQKQRQLLKTKHPRKDILMKNFLVMNE